The following proteins come from a genomic window of Canis aureus isolate CA01 chromosome 3, VMU_Caureus_v.1.0, whole genome shotgun sequence:
- the ST3GAL4 gene encoding CMP-N-acetylneuraminate-beta-galactosamide-alpha-2,3-sialyltransferase 4 isoform X1 — translation MISKSPPLCMRPAGWKLLAMLALVLVVMVWYSISREDRYIELFYFPIPEKKEPCFQGEAERKASKLFGNYSRDQPIFLQMKDYFWVKTPSAYELPYGTKGSEDLLLRVLAITSYSIPESIQSLKCRRCVVVGNGHRLRNSSLGDAINKYDVVIRLNNAPVAGYEGDVGSKTTMRLFYPESAHFNPKVENNPDTLLVLVAFKAMDFHWIETILSDKKRVRKGFWKQPPLIWDVNPRQVRILNPFFMEIAADKLLNLPMKQPRKIKQKPTTGLLAITLALHLCDLVHIAGFGYPDAHNRKQTIHYYEQITLKSMAGSGHNVSQEALAIKRMLEIGAVKNLTFF, via the exons ATGATCAGCAAGTCCC ctcCTCTGTGCATGCGCCCTGCAGGCTGGAAGCTCCTGGCCATGTTGGCTCTGGTCCTGGTCGTCATGGTGTGGTATTCCATCTCCCGAGAAGACAGGTACATTGAGCT tttttattttcccatcCCAGAGAAGAAGGAACCGTGCTTCCAgggtgaggcagagagaaaggcctCTAAGCTCTTTGGCAA CTACTCCCGAGATCAGCCCATCTTCCTGCAGATGAAGGATTATTTCTGGGTCAAGACACCGTCTGCCTACGAGCTGCCCTATGGGACCAAGGGGAGCG AAGACCTGCTCCTCCGGGTTCTAGCCATCACCAGCTACTCCATTCCAGAGAGCATCCAGAG TCTCAAGTGTCGCCGCTGCGTGGTGGTGGGCAATGGGCATCGGCTGCGCAACAGCTCGCTGGGAGATGCCATCAACAAGTACGACGTGGTCATCAG ACTGAACAACGCCCCCGTGGCTGGCTACGAGGGTGACGTGGGCTCGAAGACCACCATGCGTCTCTTCTACCCGGAGTCAGCCCACTTCAACCCCAAAGTGGAGAACAACCCAGACACACTTCTCGTCCTGGTGGCCTTCAAGGCAATGGACTTCCACTGGATTGAGACCATCCTGAGTGATAAGAAGAGG GTACGAAAGGGCTTCTGGAAGCAGCCTCCCCTCATCTGGGACGTCAACCCCAGGCAGGTTCGGATTCTCAACCCTTTCTTTATGGAGATTGCAGCTGACAAACTGCTGAACCTGCCAATGAAACAGCCACGCAAGATtaagcag AAGCCCACCACGGGCCTGCTGGCCATCACGCTGGCTCTCCACCTCTGCGACCTGGTGCACATCGCCGGCTTCGGCTACCCGGACGCCCACAACAGGAAGCAGACCATTCACTACTATGAACAGATCACGCTCAAGTCCATGGCG GGGTCAGGCCACAACGTCTCCCAGGAGGCCCTGGCCATCAAGCGGATGCTGGAGATCGGAGCAGTCAAGAACCTCACGTTCTTCTGA
- the ST3GAL4 gene encoding CMP-N-acetylneuraminate-beta-galactosamide-alpha-2,3-sialyltransferase 4 isoform X3, with protein sequence MISKSRWKLLAMLALVLVVMVWYSISREDRYIELFYFPIPEKKEPCFQGEAERKASKLFGNYSRDQPIFLQMKDYFWVKTPSAYELPYGTKGSEDLLLRVLAITSYSIPESIQSLKCRRCVVVGNGHRLRNSSLGDAINKYDVVIRLNNAPVAGYEGDVGSKTTMRLFYPESAHFNPKVENNPDTLLVLVAFKAMDFHWIETILSDKKRVRKGFWKQPPLIWDVNPRQVRILNPFFMEIAADKLLNLPMKQPRKIKQKPTTGLLAITLALHLCDLVHIAGFGYPDAHNRKQTIHYYEQITLKSMAGSGHNVSQEALAIKRMLEIGAVKNLTFF encoded by the exons ATGATCAGCAAGTCCC GCTGGAAGCTCCTGGCCATGTTGGCTCTGGTCCTGGTCGTCATGGTGTGGTATTCCATCTCCCGAGAAGACAGGTACATTGAGCT tttttattttcccatcCCAGAGAAGAAGGAACCGTGCTTCCAgggtgaggcagagagaaaggcctCTAAGCTCTTTGGCAA CTACTCCCGAGATCAGCCCATCTTCCTGCAGATGAAGGATTATTTCTGGGTCAAGACACCGTCTGCCTACGAGCTGCCCTATGGGACCAAGGGGAGCG AAGACCTGCTCCTCCGGGTTCTAGCCATCACCAGCTACTCCATTCCAGAGAGCATCCAGAG TCTCAAGTGTCGCCGCTGCGTGGTGGTGGGCAATGGGCATCGGCTGCGCAACAGCTCGCTGGGAGATGCCATCAACAAGTACGACGTGGTCATCAG ACTGAACAACGCCCCCGTGGCTGGCTACGAGGGTGACGTGGGCTCGAAGACCACCATGCGTCTCTTCTACCCGGAGTCAGCCCACTTCAACCCCAAAGTGGAGAACAACCCAGACACACTTCTCGTCCTGGTGGCCTTCAAGGCAATGGACTTCCACTGGATTGAGACCATCCTGAGTGATAAGAAGAGG GTACGAAAGGGCTTCTGGAAGCAGCCTCCCCTCATCTGGGACGTCAACCCCAGGCAGGTTCGGATTCTCAACCCTTTCTTTATGGAGATTGCAGCTGACAAACTGCTGAACCTGCCAATGAAACAGCCACGCAAGATtaagcag AAGCCCACCACGGGCCTGCTGGCCATCACGCTGGCTCTCCACCTCTGCGACCTGGTGCACATCGCCGGCTTCGGCTACCCGGACGCCCACAACAGGAAGCAGACCATTCACTACTATGAACAGATCACGCTCAAGTCCATGGCG GGGTCAGGCCACAACGTCTCCCAGGAGGCCCTGGCCATCAAGCGGATGCTGGAGATCGGAGCAGTCAAGAACCTCACGTTCTTCTGA
- the ST3GAL4 gene encoding CMP-N-acetylneuraminate-beta-galactosamide-alpha-2,3-sialyltransferase 4 isoform X4, with translation MISKSRWKLLAMLALVLVVMVWYSISREDSFYFPIPEKKEPCFQGEAERKASKLFGNYSRDQPIFLQMKDYFWVKTPSAYELPYGTKGSEDLLLRVLAITSYSIPESIQSLKCRRCVVVGNGHRLRNSSLGDAINKYDVVIRLNNAPVAGYEGDVGSKTTMRLFYPESAHFNPKVENNPDTLLVLVAFKAMDFHWIETILSDKKRVRKGFWKQPPLIWDVNPRQVRILNPFFMEIAADKLLNLPMKQPRKIKQKPTTGLLAITLALHLCDLVHIAGFGYPDAHNRKQTIHYYEQITLKSMAGSGHNVSQEALAIKRMLEIGAVKNLTFF, from the exons ATGATCAGCAAGTCCC GCTGGAAGCTCCTGGCCATGTTGGCTCTGGTCCTGGTCGTCATGGTGTGGTATTCCATCTCCCGAGAAGACAG tttttattttcccatcCCAGAGAAGAAGGAACCGTGCTTCCAgggtgaggcagagagaaaggcctCTAAGCTCTTTGGCAA CTACTCCCGAGATCAGCCCATCTTCCTGCAGATGAAGGATTATTTCTGGGTCAAGACACCGTCTGCCTACGAGCTGCCCTATGGGACCAAGGGGAGCG AAGACCTGCTCCTCCGGGTTCTAGCCATCACCAGCTACTCCATTCCAGAGAGCATCCAGAG TCTCAAGTGTCGCCGCTGCGTGGTGGTGGGCAATGGGCATCGGCTGCGCAACAGCTCGCTGGGAGATGCCATCAACAAGTACGACGTGGTCATCAG ACTGAACAACGCCCCCGTGGCTGGCTACGAGGGTGACGTGGGCTCGAAGACCACCATGCGTCTCTTCTACCCGGAGTCAGCCCACTTCAACCCCAAAGTGGAGAACAACCCAGACACACTTCTCGTCCTGGTGGCCTTCAAGGCAATGGACTTCCACTGGATTGAGACCATCCTGAGTGATAAGAAGAGG GTACGAAAGGGCTTCTGGAAGCAGCCTCCCCTCATCTGGGACGTCAACCCCAGGCAGGTTCGGATTCTCAACCCTTTCTTTATGGAGATTGCAGCTGACAAACTGCTGAACCTGCCAATGAAACAGCCACGCAAGATtaagcag AAGCCCACCACGGGCCTGCTGGCCATCACGCTGGCTCTCCACCTCTGCGACCTGGTGCACATCGCCGGCTTCGGCTACCCGGACGCCCACAACAGGAAGCAGACCATTCACTACTATGAACAGATCACGCTCAAGTCCATGGCG GGGTCAGGCCACAACGTCTCCCAGGAGGCCCTGGCCATCAAGCGGATGCTGGAGATCGGAGCAGTCAAGAACCTCACGTTCTTCTGA
- the ST3GAL4 gene encoding CMP-N-acetylneuraminate-beta-galactosamide-alpha-2,3-sialyltransferase 4 isoform X2, with product MISKSPPLCMRPAGWKLLAMLALVLVVMVWYSISREDSFYFPIPEKKEPCFQGEAERKASKLFGNYSRDQPIFLQMKDYFWVKTPSAYELPYGTKGSEDLLLRVLAITSYSIPESIQSLKCRRCVVVGNGHRLRNSSLGDAINKYDVVIRLNNAPVAGYEGDVGSKTTMRLFYPESAHFNPKVENNPDTLLVLVAFKAMDFHWIETILSDKKRVRKGFWKQPPLIWDVNPRQVRILNPFFMEIAADKLLNLPMKQPRKIKQKPTTGLLAITLALHLCDLVHIAGFGYPDAHNRKQTIHYYEQITLKSMAGSGHNVSQEALAIKRMLEIGAVKNLTFF from the exons ATGATCAGCAAGTCCC ctcCTCTGTGCATGCGCCCTGCAGGCTGGAAGCTCCTGGCCATGTTGGCTCTGGTCCTGGTCGTCATGGTGTGGTATTCCATCTCCCGAGAAGACAG tttttattttcccatcCCAGAGAAGAAGGAACCGTGCTTCCAgggtgaggcagagagaaaggcctCTAAGCTCTTTGGCAA CTACTCCCGAGATCAGCCCATCTTCCTGCAGATGAAGGATTATTTCTGGGTCAAGACACCGTCTGCCTACGAGCTGCCCTATGGGACCAAGGGGAGCG AAGACCTGCTCCTCCGGGTTCTAGCCATCACCAGCTACTCCATTCCAGAGAGCATCCAGAG TCTCAAGTGTCGCCGCTGCGTGGTGGTGGGCAATGGGCATCGGCTGCGCAACAGCTCGCTGGGAGATGCCATCAACAAGTACGACGTGGTCATCAG ACTGAACAACGCCCCCGTGGCTGGCTACGAGGGTGACGTGGGCTCGAAGACCACCATGCGTCTCTTCTACCCGGAGTCAGCCCACTTCAACCCCAAAGTGGAGAACAACCCAGACACACTTCTCGTCCTGGTGGCCTTCAAGGCAATGGACTTCCACTGGATTGAGACCATCCTGAGTGATAAGAAGAGG GTACGAAAGGGCTTCTGGAAGCAGCCTCCCCTCATCTGGGACGTCAACCCCAGGCAGGTTCGGATTCTCAACCCTTTCTTTATGGAGATTGCAGCTGACAAACTGCTGAACCTGCCAATGAAACAGCCACGCAAGATtaagcag AAGCCCACCACGGGCCTGCTGGCCATCACGCTGGCTCTCCACCTCTGCGACCTGGTGCACATCGCCGGCTTCGGCTACCCGGACGCCCACAACAGGAAGCAGACCATTCACTACTATGAACAGATCACGCTCAAGTCCATGGCG GGGTCAGGCCACAACGTCTCCCAGGAGGCCCTGGCCATCAAGCGGATGCTGGAGATCGGAGCAGTCAAGAACCTCACGTTCTTCTGA
- the ST3GAL4 gene encoding CMP-N-acetylneuraminate-beta-galactosamide-alpha-2,3-sialyltransferase 4 isoform X5: MRPAGWKLLAMLALVLVVMVWYSISREDSFYFPIPEKKEPCFQGEAERKASKLFGNYSRDQPIFLQMKDYFWVKTPSAYELPYGTKGSEDLLLRVLAITSYSIPESIQSLKCRRCVVVGNGHRLRNSSLGDAINKYDVVIRLNNAPVAGYEGDVGSKTTMRLFYPESAHFNPKVENNPDTLLVLVAFKAMDFHWIETILSDKKRVRKGFWKQPPLIWDVNPRQVRILNPFFMEIAADKLLNLPMKQPRKIKQKPTTGLLAITLALHLCDLVHIAGFGYPDAHNRKQTIHYYEQITLKSMAGSGHNVSQEALAIKRMLEIGAVKNLTFF; this comes from the exons ATGCGCCCTGCAGGCTGGAAGCTCCTGGCCATGTTGGCTCTGGTCCTGGTCGTCATGGTGTGGTATTCCATCTCCCGAGAAGACAG tttttattttcccatcCCAGAGAAGAAGGAACCGTGCTTCCAgggtgaggcagagagaaaggcctCTAAGCTCTTTGGCAA CTACTCCCGAGATCAGCCCATCTTCCTGCAGATGAAGGATTATTTCTGGGTCAAGACACCGTCTGCCTACGAGCTGCCCTATGGGACCAAGGGGAGCG AAGACCTGCTCCTCCGGGTTCTAGCCATCACCAGCTACTCCATTCCAGAGAGCATCCAGAG TCTCAAGTGTCGCCGCTGCGTGGTGGTGGGCAATGGGCATCGGCTGCGCAACAGCTCGCTGGGAGATGCCATCAACAAGTACGACGTGGTCATCAG ACTGAACAACGCCCCCGTGGCTGGCTACGAGGGTGACGTGGGCTCGAAGACCACCATGCGTCTCTTCTACCCGGAGTCAGCCCACTTCAACCCCAAAGTGGAGAACAACCCAGACACACTTCTCGTCCTGGTGGCCTTCAAGGCAATGGACTTCCACTGGATTGAGACCATCCTGAGTGATAAGAAGAGG GTACGAAAGGGCTTCTGGAAGCAGCCTCCCCTCATCTGGGACGTCAACCCCAGGCAGGTTCGGATTCTCAACCCTTTCTTTATGGAGATTGCAGCTGACAAACTGCTGAACCTGCCAATGAAACAGCCACGCAAGATtaagcag AAGCCCACCACGGGCCTGCTGGCCATCACGCTGGCTCTCCACCTCTGCGACCTGGTGCACATCGCCGGCTTCGGCTACCCGGACGCCCACAACAGGAAGCAGACCATTCACTACTATGAACAGATCACGCTCAAGTCCATGGCG GGGTCAGGCCACAACGTCTCCCAGGAGGCCCTGGCCATCAAGCGGATGCTGGAGATCGGAGCAGTCAAGAACCTCACGTTCTTCTGA